A segment of the Fusarium oxysporum f. sp. lycopersici 4287 chromosome 4, whole genome shotgun sequence genome:
TATAAGTTTAGCATATAATATTGTGCAACACTGAGCGGTTGGATAGGACACCGAGAACGCAAGATCTCAAATAAAATTCGAACAATATGACTGCATCTAATGGCTCACTCTCTTAGTGATGTCCGTGTACGACCACATTCTCGTTGACAAAGACTGGGCCTTGCCCAAAAGCCACTTAAAGCACCAAGGCTATACTGTAACATAACAGCCTGATGACTCTAAGATCACATCCAATCAGATGAAAAACAACGTTCGACGTTACACCTCTACGATAATTCGCCGACAATATAGCGGGAAATTTCCAGGCTATACTACTGGTGAAAATATCGAGGGGGACAGCTCATACCAATATCACTCCTTATCACCAGTCAGACAGTATTTATGCATTCCACGCAACTACTCATGGAATTAGCCTATCAATCGGTCTTTCTAAACAATTCTCTGGTTCATTACACACCCACTGGGTGTTTATTTCTTATACATCATTGGACACAGTAGGGATTCGTGGAAGGCTTCGAAATTTTGTTCAGCTGAGACAAGTTTACTCACCAGTTCGTCTAACCTCGTCACAAAATCTTGTATATGAAGTCTTAAACAAATGCTCAACCAGAACATTACTCTCTGTATGCTCTAGGAAGGCCCTTCTAGTGGTATCTAGCATCAAATTAAACTTATGGTCCTGTTCTTTTCGGCTTCTATGACGGTCAATTCATTAAATTCTCGCATCATTTAACATCATGTGAGTCAGTTCCCATCGAACAACAACCACATAATGTCCAAAATTGTTTTGTAAGATTAAAATCAGATACCAGTGACTAGCCTTAGCTTTCTCACCGTTCTCTTCAATCATTATACGCATGCAATCCCTTCGCCAAAGTGTTGATCACCCAAGGCATAGGGTAACACTCCGCCAACCAAGCGAAGGTCACTGAGCTAACGGCACCATCCAATCCCAGACTGTCTAAAAGCCAGGAAGGGAAACACGAGAGTGCGCTAGAACTGTAAAAGTATAGCTTGTTTCATCTCTCATTCAACAATCTTGAGTGTAAAAACTagatcaacaacatcgaacATAAAAGCCGTGTATAAAAGATAAAATGCAGTATATGGGTATTAAGATATAAGTCAAGTCTAAATGCTCCCCCGTAAATGTTCATCATATAACTCTTAGCTACTCCAAAACCGCACACTAACACGCGCTAAATCATCGCTCATTCTCCCTGAGAAAAAGACGGCCTCCCCGTTGATGGACCCGCCGAAGCCTCATCGTTACCTGGACTCACCGACCCTGTGAGTATTGCCCATACATTTGATTCAGAGCTCTCGTGGTCAACGATATCACTATAATAGTCAGCCTCGAAATTTCCCCCCATAAAGAGAACTTACATCCTGCTATGCTCATCCCCCTCCGTAGAGGGCATGGTCGTCCAGATAGATGAGTCGGCGGAGGCCATCTGGATCATTACCAAAGCTCAGAAACTGAAAGGTAAAAGCGGTATCACCAAGACCTTTCTCTTCCATTCGCTTAATCACCTTGGTTATACAGGCTTCAACACCCTTCTCTTCAATAGGGCCGCCGCCCTCCCATATCCCATCCGTCAAGATGATGACGCTTGTTGGCCTTTTGGGATCCACCATATTAGCATCTGCGAATATCTGGTTGAAAGAGTGCTTCATATTGCAGAAGGTTTCAGCGTCGTTACCACGGAGCCATTTCCGTATTGGATTGATGAACCTGTCCATGTTCAGAAGAAATCGAGGTCGACGTTCTATTGGGTATTTCTGGTCTGGTTTTGAGGCGAAGCGGATTTCTGGACCCGTTTGGTCGATTTTTCTGACAAGCCATACCAAAACTTCCATCGCTCTGAGAACCTCGCGCTCCCTGTTGCGCATCGTCACAGAATCGTCTATTATAAAGACGAAGCGTCGGCGCCCCATTCGATTGCAGAACTGTTCGTAACCTTCCAATGCTTCCCTTTTACCATTGTTGCTGCGGTGAATGACAACATCGCCAATAGTAAGGTCCCCATACATGCCCGCTCCGTTCTGTTGTTTCTGAGGAGTGAGTCTGTGAATGTCAACGGAGGTCTTGGCCGGGCTATTGGCATCAGGAACCGAATTGTGATGACTATCTTGAGTAGAGAATGAGATGCCAGGATGGTTTGGAGAACCCAACGAATGTCCAAGGTTGAACCCATTGGTCGATACCGCTGACACAGGAGAAGATTTATCTTCCAACTCAGCTACAGCTTGAACATCACTGTGGCTCCATTGAGTTGATATGTGTCGATCAATTGGTGTTCCGTTGTTTGAAGGCATTCGGGTATTGATACCAAGAGGGCCTCGCTGGTGGATGTTGGGGTGACTCGTGGCCATACCGACCTGCCTCGAAGGTCCTGGATGGGAGAACGGCCGTTGATGAGGAGTTTGATCGGGCTGAAAAATAGAAGAGGCTATATTCACTGGCGACTGAGTGAGCATCATGGTGTGGTGGAAGCCGGGTTGAGGTAAGAGAGGCGTGCTATAATGCCCTGAAGGGGGGGCAGGGTGAAAGAGCTCCCGGTATTGTCCCTCAAAGGCCTTCCAAATAAGGATGGGGTATTGTCTTTCCCGATATGGCACAAGCATCCAACGCTCGACGAGACTGCAGACATTTCGTGATAGGAAAATGGGACCTTGTAGCGCATCGAGCGCAGCTGAATGTGATTTCACAACACAAGTAAGCGCTGTGGAACTGTTATGGAAACATTCGCCAAAGCTACCATCGGCAAGAAATGGCCAGTGTGTCAGGATCTCTCTTCTGCGATCGTTggcagcttcatcaagggCAGCCGTGCCGCCAGCAACCCAGACAATTGCTTCGCTGATGACACATCCAAGAGACCAAACATCGGAGGCTACTGGAACCTGCATAAAACCCTTCTCCTGGTCTCTGTAAAACCTGGTTGCTTCGGGAGAGCCTGTTGTAATTTGTTAACGTAATCCAATAATGTGAGAGGAGAGTAGTTACAATATGTCCTGTTTCCGTCATTATCCTGGAAACTGGATTCATCCTCATCTATTGGTCGATTGGGTGTCGCAGTGTCGAAATCGGCAAGCTTCATTTGGAAGCCATCCGAGTACCGTCCATCTTGACCAGGGAATACCAAGATGTTGGCAGGTTTGATATCCCGGTGAGCACTACGACATTAGTAACAGCCAAGAAAATTGGGGGTGTCACGTACAATCCTGTTCGTTGATTCCTAGGGCCGCCTCCAAGGTTTTGTATCTTGTCGATGGCTTTGGTGAGACCCATCAAGCCGTATAAGAAATACCGCCGCTCTTCTTCCGTGGCTGGTCTTTCGTTGCGCTTGAATAATTCGAGAAGGCTGCCTTCACTCGCATGCTCCAGGATCATGAAACAGCGATTGTTCTGTTCAAATGAACCAAGATATTTAACAATGTAATCGCAAGACTCGATCGCGGCGAATGCATTGTATTCCTTGATCCATGCATCTCGCAAACTTTCTCGTTCTCGTGTGCGGTATTCTTTAAAGACGACAGTACCCTACTCATGTTAGATGGAATGGGAGATGCAGAAGAGGGAATTTACCGTTGAACTCCATTCATGATCGAAGCATTCAGGGTACAAGGTCACAACCCTAATGATTGATTTGGAGTGGTTTGAATCAGTCGTTATCGTGAAAGTTGTTTTCATAAGCAATATTTGCCGAGGGTCGATTTTTCGCTTATCCATGGGTGCGTGTCTCGAGAATATCAGAGGACAGAACATCCATTGGTTCTCGCAAAACTCCTTCATGTCGTCGACAAGTGCAGGATCATCGCCGAAACATTGCGCATTTGAGTAACGGTAGTCGCTGGTCCTGATAACCATTGGaagtgaagttgttgatgaggtaTGTCCTCCCCGATGTACACCAAAATGGAGAAGATGTTCAAGTAGCCATTCTCAATCGTCGTGGGAAGAGCGTGGATGTTGCGATCGATCGCTCGAGATAATCTTTGCTGGCCACCTTTCCTCCACCATCTGACCGTGACAGCAGGGCTAATAAACCTGGTCACAATGTCGTTTCCGTCAAGTCCCGGTTGCGATTCCTGCCGAACATATCGTATAAACTCCTCATTGCGCTCGTCGCGCGGGCGCTTTCTAGGATTGAACATGGCGGCTATTCAACGAGGACCACAAGAGTCCGGTGTGAAAGTGAAACCAGCAATCTTTCTGGTCCAATTGCGTACAATTTAGATAtgcagaagaggagaatattggtgatgatgttggaaGGTAAAAGTGGTGGAAGTCTTTTCCGGTAAATTATTTAAGGTCGCGGGAAAGTGGTTCGCATAAAAGGCATGTGCGATCTTCTCCAACGAGGCACTTTCAGTTCATGCCAATTCGGGTCATCAACTTTCCAGATTGGTTAGGAAGGGTGTGCATATGCAGCAAGGCTCTCCTCTGCAACATTGTATCATGCCCACCACTATCTGGCGAAGTAGGCTGTGTTGAAGATGCCTTAAAAAGCGAAGCCACTCTTTTTCTGCCTTCTCGTATGATTTGGATCTCTAATCCGAGGATCTGTACCTTGAAAGTGGCTGAGATGGAACATGGTGGATATAGTTCATCATGAGGAGGCTTGTTCGAGACCAGACGGCAGAGCCTCACACAAgagtgagagaagagagatggTGTGACAGGCACATCGGCGCGGGGAACTAGGCTGCAGCCTAACATATGATCCCACAAATGGACATGGCTTGACATCACCAGGCATATCCTGCTTTGTGTAATAATCGCTGAGATATATGTTATCCACGAGCTCATGACTTGTGTCAAAAAATCTATTGTCTATAAAAGGTACAGATAGGAACAAAATGGCGGAAAATGAGATGGAATCAACATCCTAGATTGTGTTTTGTTACTCTAAGATGCGTATTTGACTCTTTCGCTATGCGGCCTGCGCAGCATGAAAAGAATAATCATCCAAACAACAATGGTCACGATCGTGATGGTAGCGGAAAGGCCAAAAAATAGAGAAAATATCTCCTTGTTCAGTCTCCATGGCGCCTTTGCGTTCACTTGAGGCCATTCAAGAATGCCGCTCTGAAAGAAAGACTGCAAATATAATTAGTTGTTGCAAGATGTCCAAGGAGACAGTGACGCACAGCCATGAATGTTCCAGGGAGGAAAATCAGAGTCACAAAAGTGATGATATGCATTGAGCTCGTCTCTcgcttggtcttgttggcgaTATTCTCCATATTCCGAGTCGATAAGTGAGCGCTCTCTGCGTAGATCTTGTTGATCTGAATGGTTTTGTATTGGAGAATGGTATTGTACTAAGGAAGTCAGTCCTGAATCTCTCAGTGTTGAAGTGAGAATTACCATTTCTTTGCTCTCCTTGACGAGCAATAGCAGCGCATTGAGCTGCGCCTGATGAGCGTCGATATTGGCCTCGATATTTCGAGAGTGCCGACAATATTGAAGAAACGAGTCCTCACAACccttcttgatctctttCAAAGCGGGGAGCCGATACTGAGTCATGAGACACTGGTAGTGCTCGCGGATCTGTCTGATAACTTGGCTGTTCAGCTTGAGAACCAGGAGCGCTTCTTGAATCGTCTCCAAGCCTTGTTGCAGTTTCTGTAGCTCGTCAAAAGAAAACACTTCAAGCCTCTCGAGTCTTTTGACTCGGTCATTGAGATCACCCCACGGATCCTCTTTTTCATCGCTTTGACTGCGGCTCGTCCCAGATTCGAGACTCGTCATATGCGAGAGCCTTTTCGAGGGAGACCCAGCCAACCCTGTTATGATTTTGACGTCTTTAGTAAGTGCCGACTCGTCTTTGATGGCAGGCGTTCTCGCTTTGTCCACAAGTGGTTTAATTGCATCAAAGAGTTCGTTGATGTAGAATATCCAATCATCATCGCACCAATCAATCAGCATAGTGAGAACCTCAAGCGAAGACGAAAACGCCTGTGGAACAGATTCTAGAACGCTTGATCGGAGACATTTATTCTCAGCCAAAGCCTCTTGGAACAGTTCCTCGTTCAGTGAGTTGCCCTTGCAGGTCATCCAAAACGACTGCCCGTTTTTAATGTCAAAGGAATGATATACTGCGAGTTGTCGGACTCCCCAAGATCTGTTCGGGACGGAGGTGGAACTCTCGACGGATCTCAAGACAAACGAATACCTAATTTCGCGTCCTGAGAGACCCATTCGGTCGAGAGGGAGGATATCATCCTCAGGCGAGAGCAAAGTATTGTCGTCATTGAATTGAGGAAGATTGCACCATTCCTGAGCAGAGTGCGATCGCCGGAAAGAGTAGAGACAGCTTAGAAACGAAGGTGGGATTTGTTGATATGTGCAGAGATATTTGAACATCTTAACTGGACATCTGACTTGATCTTTGGAAGATTTGGACTGGAGAGACCTGAATTTGTTAGATCCGGTACGCAAGTACAGACCAACGCACTTACACGTATCTCATCTTTGGGACTTTCTTATTTGGCTGTAAGCGAAGTAATAAATCTTCCATGGTCTTGATATCACCCGAGAGTGATTGACAGTTGCATTGAGTCATGCAATCGCACGTttcgaagatcttgagacAAGCATTTTCAGGTCTCGGGTGAAAGATTCGAGCTGCTTCTCTATTCCAAGTAGTAGCTACTGCTTGTCGGGCTCTGGTACTCCTTCTGCTGGGAGCAGTTTGAGGATAGTTGTGAGAGGCATCGCATATCCTGTCGAAGTAAAGTTCCGGTTCGGACAGCTCCACAGTAGTGATACTATTTTGGGAGGACATGATAGTATATGGCAATTTGATAATGAGCTAGTGCTTGATGGCTTTGTAGATTACTCGGGACCAAGCTATTTTATTTCCTTGAAGAGAATTCCAATTCCACAAAGCAGGGATCAAAGAATCGCATAGCCTAGATCATATGTAACGGCAAAATTTGATGAAAACTGCCTGATATTGGTTGTGCTCAAAAGGGGATTGGCAGTGAtgtttgttgatggtgtGAATGAAGATGGTAGAGATAGACAATGGGTATGAGGCCAGGTAGGGTACTGACATGTAAAGTGGCTGAGCTCGAAGGCGTATACAACAGCCCTCATGTAACCCGAACTGAACACTCAGTATTGCTCATATGCGTAAATAACTagaaggaaaaaaaaggCAGGGATTCACATTGGGTATTGCGAAAAGATATATCAGGAATGTATTGTAGCCATTGCGTGGTTCATGGCGCTAGATCATAGATTTCGTCTTTCTCAGCCTGGTCCAGATGTCAGCTGCTGGGTTAGAGACATCACAAGATATACAAATGCAAGAAGACAACCCACTTCAGTCAAGGTTCTTGGAAGATAGAACACAAACTCGGTCCCTATATGCTGGAGCCACGGATCAGCTTCTGCTTCACGAAAGCACTGCCACTCCCAGTGACCCGACCTACGCACCTCGACCTCAATGCTCTGGTCATTGAACTTGGCCCGAAGGTGCTTTCGTACATCCTCTAGCCGCACCTTGTATGCCACAATAGAGTTGTGCTTCATGGTGGCAACCAAATGATTGGTGATTGTGCAATGCGGTTAGATTCTGGTGACGGAGTCTTTGTTTTCTCAGTTCTGTATCGCGCAAGGTCGCCTTGGGCGTTTTTGTCGCCTGAAGACAGTCTGCCTTGAGGATGGTTGGGGACTGCGCCAGGCATGTCGGGCAGGTTGCTAGATATTCGCTCTCCCGATGGCTGCGGCTCAAGATAACGCGGGGCTTGCTCGGAGTATTAGGGGGCGATTGGTAGATCCTCGCTGGACAGCGCAACGGGCTGGGCTTAGGGGATCAGGCTCTCGGATCAATTGCCTATCAAGTTCGAAGTATGACTGCTGTACGCCATACTGCAGCTGAAAATGTGCCAAGAGAGGCACAAGCAGCAAGGGTGGTTGAAATGATGGACGCCGTTGGCTGATAGCCTACCGGTCTTGGGGCGATGGCTCACATTTTGGTCATGCAGATGATTGCGAAGCCAACATGCAGCGAGGTGCAGCCTGATGTGActcttcttcgtctgagCCTTAATTCGCACCATGAAAGACGAGAAGTGGAAGAAACATAAGACGCGAAGGGCCTGCAACGTCTTTGTATCGCTTTTAGTGTTTAACAGTGCCGTTGTCAATGTTTCATCACAAAGCGGCTATGAGCAACTGCCTCAAGGATGACCCGATAACTGTCGAAGAAACTGTGAATCAATCACCAGTTAATTCCCGGGCAGTATACGCCAAATCTGTGTGATTCTGATCAAATACTGACCGAAACATCCTTTCTTGATACTGCGCGTAACCGTGATTGATGGGGTGATCGAAAATATGTCTAATCTTTCAGGTCGAATTTGCCAGCAGCGTCGACGTCaggttgatgatctcgataTTTCGGATTGATGATTGGAGCGGTTGAGAAGATCAGGCTCTGGACACTTACACAAACAACGTATCTTAAGTTGATGCTGGAGATTTGGGCAGTGCAGACAGGGCTTTCATTTTGTGCAACAGTTCTTGCGTAAATCGTTTATAACTAGGAAGGAAGTGTAGCTGTAATGCTCAAACTCAAATGAGGTACTTGAAATTAATCATTGATGTTAAGAAATGCAAGTTGAAAGCGAACGAAAGGAAGATACGGCCAGTGAACCAATGTGACCGTGATGGTGGCGCAATGTTTGGGAAATTGCGTCCGCAACCATTTGGAAGTTGTTGGAAGTCCAATTTTTGCATCGTTATCATAAACCTCAACAGGATCCGTTCAATAATTTCTTAAGTCAGCTTCCAGACACTTAAGTCACTGACCCTAAAGAAGATTAAACCAGCAAGAGCTTCATCCTGAGTTTGGGACTGTCCGAACTCCGTTTCAATTGCCGAGATTGCTACCTGTCGGACACTTTTTATCTCAGGGCCCCATCGAAATCAGGCTGAGATTGTCAATTTTCAGGCGCTGGTTACACCAGTCAAATTGAATGTCACCGAGGATGGTGGCAATGGCTTTGTCAGGCGGGGAAACGTTGAAGTCTGATTCCGCCCTACAAGGCTGCTTTAAACACAAGCTTTAGCTGATGTGGAGAAACAAGCTTGGCTTCGTCCCTGGATTGAATCCGTTTGGCATAACCTTCTTAAAACCGTCCCAAAGGCGAAACCAATAACGAGCGCGTCGGTGCGAGCCGTCATTAATCCTTTCATTCAAGTGCCGTGTTGGAACGGACACGGACTTGGGCACAAGAACCCAGCCACAGTCCGTTCCTCTTGAGATGACGATGCAACCCTGCAAAGTCGAGATATAGCGCTGAACTGAACCTGCATCGCCACACCGACACAGAAAACTCCGCTGCAAGTGCCCTGAAACCAAAGCCGAGTCCGACCTCTGGCTTCAGTGTCACAGCCACATTCAAGATTCGAGTCCGCTTCTCAACCAAAACAACTCAATCTCTGGTGATCTCTTGACCTACGGGCACGGTGAATAGGGGAAAATCATCAGATCCGCCTTTGAGGTAACTTCAATGCGATGAAATGGATAAGCTAGGATCCATGAGTCGTGGATCTAAATGAGACGTTTTCCCCGCCGTTGAGAAGTTTAATGATTCAATTTCATCAACGCTAGCATCAAAACAAACAGTTCAAACTGTGttcacaatggcttcgagatCAGATCCAAACGTTCCGTTGCTCAAGACGTGCCAGACGTGTTTTCATGCCAAGATTCGATGCGAGAAATCGCAGGAGTCTGGAAAATGCGATAGGTGTTTGCGCTTGAACAAGACATGTGTCTTTAATCCATCTCGGCGACGGAAGGCTTTGAGGCCTGGGTGAGAATTTTGCACTTTGTGGTTTGCAATTACTAACTTGGGTCAGGCCGTCAAGGAATCTTGAAGCTGCGAGTCCTACAAGATCGAGGTCACCGTCCTTGACCTCGGCCAATGCGACCTCAGCAAATGTTACGGATACTTCACCTGGGGTGTCCACGACACCAGCCAGCATTGATACCGAAGCATCTCACAACCCGTTCTCCAGGGGATTATTGCCATTTGAGAAGGGACAAGAGTTTCTCGATACTTTCAGAATGCGCATGTCGCCTCATTTTCCGTTTGTGGTGGTTGCAGAGTCGGTAACTATTCAGGGGTTGGTTCAAGACAAACCAACGTTGTGTGTCGCGATACTCGCGGCAGCTTCACATGAGGATCTCAAGCTTCAGCAAGCATTAggcaagctcttcaacgaAATTGTCCTTGTCAGGATGATAAAAGGGCCTTTTGCAAGCCTGGATATGCTGCAAGGGCTGTTGGTGCATTTGGCTTGGTGAGTTAAACGTCTCTTCACAGTTCGTCGCTAATGGTTCAGGGCGCATTTTCATCAAGGAACCATGAAGTACACCCAGCATCTGTCACTTGCAGCAAGCATCATCTCAGACATGAGACTTGATCGGCCGAGAGTTGCAAGTCTATGGGCTTTGAATCGAGAGAGTAAGCATGGGTCTGGTGAAATGACGCACGATGAGATGAGAGCTTTGGCCGGGACTTATTATCTCTCTTCCAGGTATGTCGTACAACAGCCTCCAAACCATATCTAACAGGCAATAGTTCGGCTGTCTTGCTACAAAAATCGCACCACTTTCGATACTCTCCATTTATCCTCGAATGCTGCCACAAGCTCTTATCCAGGGGAACTGCTCCTTCTGACAGACATCTTCCATACATCATTTATCTTCAGAAGCTTACCGAGGAGGTCGACGATGCAGTAATTGAAGCCACAGGAGCCATTCGAGGGTCAAGACAGGATAAACTGCCTGCTGAGCTACATAGAATCAGAGAGCGATATACGTCGACAAAATCATCCTTGCCGTTTCCGCTCAGCGAGAGTCGTAAGTGCTTGTTCCCACCAAGGAAGAATCGCTTCTGACACATCTAGCCACAATTCTTCTGCAATTGCATGTCCTTGACCTCCTTATCTGCCAACCTTCACCGGATGGCGTCTCATACGGCCTAAATGGCTTTCAAAGTCTTCAGCAGGGCGCAGACCAAAGCCGTCTTCTAGACTGGCTCTCACAAAGCATGTCTGCTGCAAAGTCCCTCATAAGCGtgatcctccttctcccACAAGGCGACGAAGACACGATGCCCAACATCGGCTGGATCATGCTATACTGTGCAGTCTCCTTATCAGTACGACTCGATCTTGTAGCAGCACAACCCGAAAATGCACAAACTGCGGGCCATCTTCGACGTATTCTCGACATGCCTCACACCCTTCGTCAAATTGTCCTCCGCATGGAATCAGCGTCAAACTCAAACCCCGGTGACGGTGAATCAGATCCATACTTTGGTCTTGCGAGAAGAGCCCGGCGTATCGAAAGGTGGTATCTTGAGCGATGTGGTCCTGTCGAATCGCCTGAAGTCGGGAGTCTTTTCGGATCTACCGAGACGTCACCGTCAAACCCGTTTACCGGAGATATTGGACTCACCCCATCGCCTTTTCAAGATCCTGGCTTGGTGCCGAGTCTTCAAATAACAGGTGAATCAGATGATACGTGGATGACCAACATATTGGCAGATCTCGAAGTTGATCCTGGGATGGAAAGCTTGCTGTTCACTGGACCTTTTGACTTTCTCGGCGAGCGTCAACAATAGCGTCGAGGAATGGCTTTATATACTTTTGTACGGATACGGATAAGGGGAAGCGTCggagttggtgatggcaaTAAACTTATGCCCGTTGGATATTTCATTTGTGTTACATATTACATCCCGTATACCGCCGGACCAATACCCAAACTCCGTCTATGTCTATGTTCATGTACATCGTCGACTATTTTTTACTCTTCTTTCCCGCAGCCTTTTTATGCTTCTCTTTGCCCTTCTTGATGGCATCGACGAGCTCCTCGATCTCGgcctccttttccttttcagTCTTTTCCTTggcattcttctcatcggcaGCCTTTTTGGCAGctctcttcttggcctggatcttctcgaccttTTCAATTAGAGCATCGCTCTCTTGCCACAACTTCTTGGcgacttcttcatccttgacTTCCTTGCGCGCAAAGTCGACCTCCATACATTCCTTGATGAGCTTTCCACCAGGACCTCGAGCAAAGTCTCCGTCCATGGCGGTGTAGAGGATAGATTGGGCGGCCATGTGAGGAGACTTGAGGAGGAACCAGGGAACCAAGTAGCCAGTGAGATAGATGGCGAGTCCCCAGAGAGATCCACGCGTCAACCAGCGACGCGTGCTGGGGGTTCGGGCAAGACCAGGGTCCACAAAGACTACTCGGGTGTTGTTGGGAGCCTTGTCGGGTCGTTCGTAGGCATCGAGGTGCTTCTGGAATGCTTGACCAAAGACGTTCATGGCGAGTTTGCTGCGAGCATATGCCGTACCGGGACTCCAGTTGGCCGTTGAGACAGGCTCCTTGAGGGATGGTGATCCAATGTAGGATGAGCAGGTGGGAATAATAACTCGAACATCTCGATCGATGGGCTGCGCTCGAAGAGCCGGGCTTAGAATACCGAGTAAATGGAAATTAGCCAAAAAGTTGACCATCCACGTCTCCTCAATACCCTCCTCCGACTCCTTCCTCTTTCCACCAGGGGGGGTCATGGCAGCAGCGCACAGAATAATCATATCCAACCGTCGAGGCGGCGCATTATCAATCCATTTCGTCGCAAACGTTCGAATACTGTAAAAGTCCGACAAATCGACTTGTTCGGTGTAGATCATCTGGTTATTCGTCTTCTGTCGCAGATCCTGGATATACTCGACGAGGAACGGATCCGACGGAGGCGCCTGTGTGAGCAGAACCAGCTGCGCGCCCTGCGATGCGAGTCCGAGGGCCGTTTGGGCGCCTATACCGGACGTTCCGCCGGTCATCATGACGACTTTGCCATGGAGGAGGCGCGGGCTGGGATTCTTGCGGCCAGAGGTCCAGATTTTGAGGAGGGTTAGGAGGGTGAGGGTCAGGATGGTGTAGATTATCGTGCGGCTGTGCTGGCGGACTTGTTCGGGGATGCCATTTTC
Coding sequences within it:
- a CDS encoding serine/threonine protein kinase (At least one base has a quality score < 10), coding for MVIRTSDYRYSNAQCFGDDPALVDDMKEFCENQWMFCPLIFSRHAPMDKRKIDPRQILLMKTTFTITTDSNHSKSIIRVVTLYPECFDHEWSSTGTVVFKEYRTRERESLRDAWIKEYNAFAAIESCDYIVKYLGSFEQNNRCFMILEHASEGSLLELFKRNERPATEEERRYFLYGLMGLTKAIDKIQNLGGGPRNQRTGFAHRDIKPANILVFPGQDGRYSDGFQMKLADFDTATPNRPIDEDESSFQDNDGNRTYCSPEATRFYRDQEKGFMQVPVASDVWSLGCVISEAIVWVAGGTAALDEAANDRRREILTHWPFLADGSFGECFHNSSTALTCVVKSHSAALDALQGPIFLSRNVCSLVERWMLVPYRERQYPILIWKAFEGQYRELFHPAPPSGHYSTPLLPQPGFHHTMMLTQSPVNIASSIFQPDQTPHQRPFSHPGPSRQVGMATSHPNIHQRGPLGINTRMPSNNGTPIDRHISTQWSHSDVQAVAELEDKSSPVSAVSTNGFNLGHSLGSPNHPGISFSTQDSHHNSVPDANSPAKTSVDIHRLTPQKQQNGAGMYGDLTIGDVVIHRSNNGKREALEGYEQFCNRMGRRRFVFIIDDSVTMRNREREVLRAMEVLVWLVRKIDQTGPEIRFASKPDQKYPIERRPRFLLNMDRFINPIRKWLRGNDAETFCNMKHSFNQIFADANMVDPKRPTSVIILTDGIWEGGGPIEEKGVEACITKVIKRMEEKGLGDTAFTFQFLSFGNDPDGLRRLIYLDDHALYGGG
- a CDS encoding alcohol dehydrogenase, coding for MPLVLFLGILENGIPEQVRQHSRTIIYTILTLTLLTLLKIWTSGRKNPSPRLLHGKVVMMTGGTSGIGAQTALGLASQGAQLVLLTQAPPSDPFLVEYIQDLRQKTNNQMIYTEQVDLSDFYSIRTFATKWIDNAPPRRLDMIILCAAAMTPPGGKRKESEEGIEETWMVNFLANFHLLGILSPALRAQPIDRDVRVIIPTCSSYIGSPSLKEPVSTANWSPGTAYARSKLAMNVFGQAFQKHLDAYERPDKAPNNTRVVFVDPGLARTPSTRRWLTRGSLWGLAIYLTGYLVPWFLLKSPHMAAQSILYTAMDGDFARGPGGKLIKECMEVDFARKEVKDEEVAKKLWQESDALIEKVEKIQAKKRAAKKAADEKNAKEKTEKEKEAEIEELVDAIKKGKEKHKKAAGKKSKK